Proteins co-encoded in one Carcharodon carcharias isolate sCarCar2 chromosome 7, sCarCar2.pri, whole genome shotgun sequence genomic window:
- the si:dkey-56m19.5 gene encoding scar-like domain-containing protein WAVE 5 isoform X1, whose product MSRPAPQSQQSRRWSEWSRSLCCCCRGGEAHSVNSMGGRLSRKKRGYNVNDPKESKTAAESTEDPGVKDEPENKDASKEQFQKPEAELPEEKSETEAPKMASETAAGKQTDLTPDVKIEEQATTDVPATDLAQTSDVQESITPTNLVKVTEQPANQVEHHLATETEVETTPTPDNDLSAEVPNVAVPSEGETQTGVTVCGPNEETQEKPVLDEMSMTEASENPSTEKLSLGDHVATKIDSEHLENSYVDPEDTTEESGKVQKFCQEMSMQEPIESQDTSLQTTLKEKVESSILETKSESGVECVPPKETEIPKLPEITEETPIDIVLKSEMTRCADLEKNIVGPDTHDEIQEKIVSDSLHPTVQVAVKTEPTKHLVQNSDHMQDGSGQGDSNIVFADQSQLVEESGNLSVDTSSAPEGVTDVVPAESKDPMVECAPKIVDAPESATDIVLAESKHPVVAESAPETTPNTGKEVTETRCEQTPELISEQDHVEIPLLKTSSELIPDIKLTVCTETLQEEKMEISTELTSKESTEENFVSDATDPHPLNEVLAEKQSISCSAEMSSDQVVKLDPMPETISSPNLESPTDVVNTEETSSSKTENGLSVDERSQNESTSKTKEDNLPEASIANGNPVDNGVKDHSKSTSQAEVNGQSETTKAEENQDSISNTTEFKSIEQVNTNQLAEESGNVKLDNQTLDSGL is encoded by the coding sequence TTAACAGCATGGGTGGCAGACTGAGCAGAAAGAAGAGAGGCTATAATGTGAATGACCcaaaagagagcaaaacagcTGCAGAGTCCACTGAAGATCCTGGGGTGAAAGATGAGCCTGAAAATAAAGATGCCTCAAAGGAACAGTTCCAGAAACCAGAAGCTGAGCTGCCCGAAGAGAAATCGGAAACTGAAGCCCCCAAAATGGCCAGTGAAACAGCTGCAGGAAAACAAACTGACTTAACACCTGATGTGAAAATTGAAGAGCAAGCAACCACTGATGTACCAGCTACTGATCTTGCACAGACTTCAGATGTACAAGAAAGTATAACCCCTACAAATTTAGTAAAAGTAACAGAGCAGCCAGCTAACCAGGTGGAACACCATCTAGcaacagaaactgaagtggaGACAACCCCTACTCCAGATAATGACTTGAGTGCTGAAGTTCCTAATGTTGCAGTGCCCAGTGAAGGGGAAACACAAactggtgtgacagtgtgtggccCCAATGAAGAAACTCAAGAGAAACCAGTTTTAGATGAAATGAGTATGACTGAAGCCTCTGAAAACCCATCAACTGAGAAATTGAGTTTGGGTGACCATGTTGCAACAAAAATAGACAGTGAACATTTGGAAAACTCTTATGTGGACCCAGAAGATACTACAGAAGAATCAGGCAAAGTGCAGAAATTCTGTCAGGAAATGTCTATGCAGGAGCCAATTGAAAGCCAGGACACTTCCTTACAAACCACTTTGAAAGAAAAAGTTGAAAGTTCTATCCTGGAGACCAAGTCTGAATCTGGAGTTGAATGTGTACCCCCCAAGGAGACTGAAATACCAAAATTGCCTGAAATAACTGAAGAAACACCCATTGATATTGTCTTGAAGAGTGAAATGACAAGATGTGCAGATCTGGAGAAAAATATAGTTGGACCAGATACGCATGATGAAATTCAGGAAAAGATAGTGAGTGACTCTCTTCACCCCACTGTACAAGTAGCTGTGAAAACAGAACCCACAAAGCATTTGGTACAGAATTCCGACCATATGCAGGATGGGTCTGGTCAAGGAGACAGTAATATTGTATTTGCAGATCAGAGCCAATTGGTGGAAGAATCTGGAAATCTATCTGTAGACACTTCAAGTGCACCAGAAGGTGTGACAGATGTAGTCCCAGCAGAATCCAAGGATCCCATGGTAGAATGTGCTCCAAAGATAGTGGACGCACCAGAGAGTGCAACAGATATTGTCCTGGCAGAATCTAAGCATCCTGTGGTAGCAGAATCTGCTCCAGAGACCACTCCAAACACTGGAAAGGAAGTTACTGAAACCAGGTGTGAGCAAACTCCAGAATTAATCAGCGAGCAAGATCATGTAGAAATACCCCTGCTTAAGACCAGTTCTGAACTAATACCAGATATTAAATTAACTGTTTGTACAGAAACTTTGCAAGAAGAGAAAATGGAAATCAGCACAGAACTAACCTCTAAGGAGTCTACAGAAGAAAACTTTGTTTCTGATGCTACTGATCCACATCCACTGAATGAAGTGCTTGCTGAGAAACAATCTATTTCATGTTCAGCTGAAATGTCTTCAGATCAAGTGGTAAAACTGGACCCTATGCCTGAAACCATAAGTTCTCCAAATCTTGAGAGTCCAACAGATGTGGTGAATACTGAGGAAACCAGTTCTTCAAAAACTGAAAATGGGTTATCTGTAGATGAGAGAAGCCAGAATGAATCCACTAGCAAGACTAAAGAGGATAACCTTCCAGAGGCTTCCATTGCTAATGGAAACCCTGTAGATAATGGAGTGAAAGATCACAGCAAATCAACAAGCCAAGCTGAAGTGAATGGCCAAAGTGAAACTACGAAAGCTGAAGAGAATCAAGACAGCATTTCTAACACAACTGAATTTAAATCCATTGAACAAGTGAATACAAATCAActtgcagaggaatctgggaaTGTCAAATTGGATAACCAAACTCTAGATTCAGGGCTATGA
- the si:dkey-56m19.5 gene encoding scar-like domain-containing protein WAVE 5 isoform X2: MGGRLSRKKRGYNVNDPKESKTAAESTEDPGVKDEPENKDASKEQFQKPEAELPEEKSETEAPKMASETAAGKQTDLTPDVKIEEQATTDVPATDLAQTSDVQESITPTNLVKVTEQPANQVEHHLATETEVETTPTPDNDLSAEVPNVAVPSEGETQTGVTVCGPNEETQEKPVLDEMSMTEASENPSTEKLSLGDHVATKIDSEHLENSYVDPEDTTEESGKVQKFCQEMSMQEPIESQDTSLQTTLKEKVESSILETKSESGVECVPPKETEIPKLPEITEETPIDIVLKSEMTRCADLEKNIVGPDTHDEIQEKIVSDSLHPTVQVAVKTEPTKHLVQNSDHMQDGSGQGDSNIVFADQSQLVEESGNLSVDTSSAPEGVTDVVPAESKDPMVECAPKIVDAPESATDIVLAESKHPVVAESAPETTPNTGKEVTETRCEQTPELISEQDHVEIPLLKTSSELIPDIKLTVCTETLQEEKMEISTELTSKESTEENFVSDATDPHPLNEVLAEKQSISCSAEMSSDQVVKLDPMPETISSPNLESPTDVVNTEETSSSKTENGLSVDERSQNESTSKTKEDNLPEASIANGNPVDNGVKDHSKSTSQAEVNGQSETTKAEENQDSISNTTEFKSIEQVNTNQLAEESGNVKLDNQTLDSGL, translated from the coding sequence ATGGGTGGCAGACTGAGCAGAAAGAAGAGAGGCTATAATGTGAATGACCcaaaagagagcaaaacagcTGCAGAGTCCACTGAAGATCCTGGGGTGAAAGATGAGCCTGAAAATAAAGATGCCTCAAAGGAACAGTTCCAGAAACCAGAAGCTGAGCTGCCCGAAGAGAAATCGGAAACTGAAGCCCCCAAAATGGCCAGTGAAACAGCTGCAGGAAAACAAACTGACTTAACACCTGATGTGAAAATTGAAGAGCAAGCAACCACTGATGTACCAGCTACTGATCTTGCACAGACTTCAGATGTACAAGAAAGTATAACCCCTACAAATTTAGTAAAAGTAACAGAGCAGCCAGCTAACCAGGTGGAACACCATCTAGcaacagaaactgaagtggaGACAACCCCTACTCCAGATAATGACTTGAGTGCTGAAGTTCCTAATGTTGCAGTGCCCAGTGAAGGGGAAACACAAactggtgtgacagtgtgtggccCCAATGAAGAAACTCAAGAGAAACCAGTTTTAGATGAAATGAGTATGACTGAAGCCTCTGAAAACCCATCAACTGAGAAATTGAGTTTGGGTGACCATGTTGCAACAAAAATAGACAGTGAACATTTGGAAAACTCTTATGTGGACCCAGAAGATACTACAGAAGAATCAGGCAAAGTGCAGAAATTCTGTCAGGAAATGTCTATGCAGGAGCCAATTGAAAGCCAGGACACTTCCTTACAAACCACTTTGAAAGAAAAAGTTGAAAGTTCTATCCTGGAGACCAAGTCTGAATCTGGAGTTGAATGTGTACCCCCCAAGGAGACTGAAATACCAAAATTGCCTGAAATAACTGAAGAAACACCCATTGATATTGTCTTGAAGAGTGAAATGACAAGATGTGCAGATCTGGAGAAAAATATAGTTGGACCAGATACGCATGATGAAATTCAGGAAAAGATAGTGAGTGACTCTCTTCACCCCACTGTACAAGTAGCTGTGAAAACAGAACCCACAAAGCATTTGGTACAGAATTCCGACCATATGCAGGATGGGTCTGGTCAAGGAGACAGTAATATTGTATTTGCAGATCAGAGCCAATTGGTGGAAGAATCTGGAAATCTATCTGTAGACACTTCAAGTGCACCAGAAGGTGTGACAGATGTAGTCCCAGCAGAATCCAAGGATCCCATGGTAGAATGTGCTCCAAAGATAGTGGACGCACCAGAGAGTGCAACAGATATTGTCCTGGCAGAATCTAAGCATCCTGTGGTAGCAGAATCTGCTCCAGAGACCACTCCAAACACTGGAAAGGAAGTTACTGAAACCAGGTGTGAGCAAACTCCAGAATTAATCAGCGAGCAAGATCATGTAGAAATACCCCTGCTTAAGACCAGTTCTGAACTAATACCAGATATTAAATTAACTGTTTGTACAGAAACTTTGCAAGAAGAGAAAATGGAAATCAGCACAGAACTAACCTCTAAGGAGTCTACAGAAGAAAACTTTGTTTCTGATGCTACTGATCCACATCCACTGAATGAAGTGCTTGCTGAGAAACAATCTATTTCATGTTCAGCTGAAATGTCTTCAGATCAAGTGGTAAAACTGGACCCTATGCCTGAAACCATAAGTTCTCCAAATCTTGAGAGTCCAACAGATGTGGTGAATACTGAGGAAACCAGTTCTTCAAAAACTGAAAATGGGTTATCTGTAGATGAGAGAAGCCAGAATGAATCCACTAGCAAGACTAAAGAGGATAACCTTCCAGAGGCTTCCATTGCTAATGGAAACCCTGTAGATAATGGAGTGAAAGATCACAGCAAATCAACAAGCCAAGCTGAAGTGAATGGCCAAAGTGAAACTACGAAAGCTGAAGAGAATCAAGACAGCATTTCTAACACAACTGAATTTAAATCCATTGAACAAGTGAATACAAATCAActtgcagaggaatctgggaaTGTCAAATTGGATAACCAAACTCTAGATTCAGGGCTATGA